Proteins from a single region of Stutzerimonas stutzeri:
- a CDS encoding DUF2235 domain-containing protein encodes MAALGGWDDWGDPSDDVNGGIDLHLAPEAARQVVHLVARDEYRRNFALNQVAPPHWEIVLPGAHSDLGGGYPPLDSERLYPIRPRSNWVSRATSPFSTLAYQQAQRDTEYARQADLLDPQDRTARLETDVWEHFTPFSGGRSDQMKYVLAAPYLERRVYGHLSRVYMRVMHALAVEAGVPLDFIDEQDSKLSLPAELVPISDKLLAWARSGSGALDMEEERLLRQRYVHLSANWNAAAGRGGSVLDVVFVNAPAERGRIRHADRPREKKR; translated from the coding sequence GTGGCCGCCCTCGGCGGCTGGGACGACTGGGGCGATCCCAGCGATGACGTCAACGGCGGTATCGACCTCCATCTGGCGCCCGAGGCGGCCCGCCAGGTGGTGCATCTGGTCGCCCGCGACGAATACCGGCGCAATTTCGCCCTCAACCAGGTTGCCCCGCCGCACTGGGAAATCGTCCTGCCCGGCGCCCATTCGGACCTGGGCGGCGGCTATCCGCCGCTGGACAGCGAGCGGCTCTACCCGATACGCCCGCGCAGCAACTGGGTCAGCCGGGCGACCAGCCCATTCAGCACCCTGGCCTACCAGCAGGCGCAACGCGATACCGAATATGCCCGCCAGGCCGACCTGCTCGACCCGCAGGACCGTACCGCGCGGCTGGAAACGGACGTCTGGGAACACTTCACACCCTTCAGCGGCGGGCGTAGTGACCAGATGAAATACGTGCTGGCGGCGCCCTATCTGGAGCGCCGGGTTTATGGACATCTTTCGCGGGTGTATATGCGGGTCATGCATGCGCTGGCGGTGGAGGCAGGCGTCCCGCTCGATTTCATCGACGAGCAAGACAGTAAACTCTCTCTACCCGCAGAGCTTGTACCTATCAGCGACAAGCTGCTGGCCTGGGCCAGAAGCGGCAGCGGCGCGCTGGATATGGAAGAGGAACGCCTGCTGCGCCAGCGCTACGTCCATCTGTCGGCCAACTGGAATGCCGCCGCCGGACGTGGCGGCAGTGTGCTCGATGTGGTCTTCGTCAATGCCCCGGCCGAGCGCGGACGGATACGCCATGCCGACAGGCCCCGGGAGAAAAAGCGATGA